The genomic DNA GTCTGGATATCGTCTTCTGTATGTTTAGTTGACAGGAACATGCCTTCAAATTGTGACGGCGGCAGGTAGACTCCTTCTGCCAGTAATGCCTGGTACATTGCTCTGAACAGCTCCAGGTCACTTGTGTTTGCACTGTCGAAATCCGTTACCGGTCCTTCTGTTAAGAAGAATCCGATCATTGAGCCTGCACGGTTAATCGTGATCGGCGTATCGTGTTTTTCGAATACTTCTGTCAGCCCTTCTTCAAGCATGTCTGCGAGTTTACCGAAGTACTCGTAGCTTTCAGGTGACAGCTGGCTTAACGTCGCAAGGCCTGCACTCATCGCGAGCGGGTTGCCTGACAGCGTTCCGGCCTGATAAATATCTCCTGCCGGTGCGATGCGTTCCATAATTTCTTTTTTACCGCCGTAAGCGCCGACCGGCAGTCCGCCGCCGATTACTTTACCGAGACACGTTAAGTCCGGCTTAATACCGAAGTGGCCCTGTGCACAGTTGTAGCCGACGCGGAATCCTGTCATCACTTCATCGAAGATTAACAGCGTGTCGTTTTGTTCTGTAATGTCGCGCACGAACTGCAGATAACCTTCAACGGGAGGCACTACACCCATGTTCCCTGCAACGGGTTCCATGATGACTGCAGCGATGTCGTCGCCGAATTTATCGAATGCTTCTTTAAGACTTTCTTCGTCGTTGTACGGGACAGTGATTGTGTTTTTCGCAGTGCCTTCGGGTACGCCCGGAGAGTCCGGAAGACCAAGTGTCGCAACACCTGAACCCGCTTTAATTAATAATGAGTCACTGTGGCCGTGGTAGCATCCTTCAAATTTAAGAATTTTGCTCTTTCCTGTGTAACCGCGTGCGAGACGGAGTGCCGCAAGCGTTGCTTCAGTACCTGAAGAAACCATACGCACCATTTCGATTGACGGTACGCGTTCCATAACAAGTTCAGCCATCGTAGTTTCAAGTTCTGTCGGTGCACCGAATGATGTGCCCTTAACTGCAGCGTCCTGTACGCTTTTTACAACTTCATCGTCAGCGTGGCCGAGAATTAACGGACCGAAACTTAATGAATAGTCGATGTACGAGTTGCCGTCCACGTCGTATAAACGCGCGCCTTTGGCGTGGTCGATAAATAACGGATGGTCCCCTACTGATTTAAACGCACGTGCCGGAGAGTTGACTCCGCCCGGCATGACTTTAACCGCGTCAGCATAAAGTTCTTTTGACTTGTTATACATAGTTAAATTTCTCCCTTATTAATTTTTTCCGCAAGATCTTTCGCGAAATAAGTAATAATCATGTCTGCGCCTGCGCGCTTCATTGAAATCATCTGCTCGGCAATCACTTCTTCATCTACAAGACCCTGATCGATTGCGTTGCGTGTCATTGCGTACTCACCGCTCACGTTGTAAGCGACGATCGGCATGTTCGAGTTGTTGCGCACGTCGCGGATAATATCGAGGTACGATAACGCCGGTTTAACGATCATCATGTCCGCACCTTCAAGCGTGTCGCTTTCCAGTTCGCGGAGTGCTTCAAGACGGTTCGCCGGATCCATCTGATACGTGCGGCGGTCTCCGAATGACGGTGTCGATTCCGCTGCATCCCTGAACGGACCGTAGAACTTCGACGCATACTTAATGCCGTAGCTCATAATTGGAATATGTGCATAGCCTGCACTATCCAGACCCCGACGGATTTCTGTCACGAAACCGTCCATCATGTTGCTCGGCGCAATAATATCTGCGCCCGCTTTCGCCTGAGATACTGCAGTCTGTACTAAGAGCGGCAATGTTGAATCGTTGTCGACATCTTTTGTGACCGGGTCAATTAAGCCGCAGTGGCCGTGGTCTGTGTATTCACACAGGCACGTGTCCAGTATAACGAGCAGTTCTGGATAATGTTCTTTCGACAGGCGGCATGCTTCCTGCACGATACCGTGATCGTGGTAGGCACCTGTGCCCTCAGCGTCTTTGTCATTCGGAATACCGAAGAAAATAACACTTTTAATGCCGAGTGCAACGACTTCATCCAGCTCTTCTTTAAGCAGGTTTAATGAAATCTGGTATACACCTTTCATCGATGACACTTCCTGTTTTACGTCCGGTTTTTCAACGACAAAAATCGGATAGATTAAATCATCTTTTGATAGTTTCGTTTCGCGCACCATGTCGCGCATAAAACCGCTTTGTCTTAAACGGCGATGTCTGTCAAAATTCATTATTCCATACTCTCCTTAATAAAATTAATCATGTGTCCGAGCGTTTCATGCTCCGGCTTTGATGCCGTCAGTCCGTATTGATTTAATCTCGACTCGGTCACGTGACCGATCGCTATAAAATGAATACTCTGTAACTCGTCCGGTGTAAAGTGTCCCATTAAGCTGTCGA from Jeotgalicoccus saudimassiliensis includes the following:
- the hemL gene encoding glutamate-1-semialdehyde 2,1-aminomutase, coding for MYNKSKELYADAVKVMPGGVNSPARAFKSVGDHPLFIDHAKGARLYDVDGNSYIDYSLSFGPLILGHADDEVVKSVQDAAVKGTSFGAPTELETTMAELVMERVPSIEMVRMVSSGTEATLAALRLARGYTGKSKILKFEGCYHGHSDSLLIKAGSGVATLGLPDSPGVPEGTAKNTITVPYNDEESLKEAFDKFGDDIAAVIMEPVAGNMGVVPPVEGYLQFVRDITEQNDTLLIFDEVMTGFRVGYNCAQGHFGIKPDLTCLGKVIGGGLPVGAYGGKKEIMERIAPAGDIYQAGTLSGNPLAMSAGLATLSQLSPESYEYFGKLADMLEEGLTEVFEKHDTPITINRAGSMIGFFLTEGPVTDFDSANTSDLELFRAMYQALLAEGVYLPPSQFEGMFLSTKHTEDDIQTTINAFDNALSKVTGK
- the hemB gene encoding porphobilinogen synthase; protein product: MNFDRHRRLRQSGFMRDMVRETKLSKDDLIYPIFVVEKPDVKQEVSSMKGVYQISLNLLKEELDEVVALGIKSVIFFGIPNDKDAEGTGAYHDHGIVQEACRLSKEHYPELLVILDTCLCEYTDHGHCGLIDPVTKDVDNDSTLPLLVQTAVSQAKAGADIIAPSNMMDGFVTEIRRGLDSAGYAHIPIMSYGIKYASKFYGPFRDAAESTPSFGDRRTYQMDPANRLEALRELESDTLEGADMMIVKPALSYLDIIRDVRNNSNMPIVAYNVSGEYAMTRNAIDQGLVDEEVIAEQMISMKRAGADMIITYFAKDLAEKINKGEI